DNA sequence from the Nicotiana tomentosiformis chromosome 3, ASM39032v3, whole genome shotgun sequence genome:
agaaattaataagtgaaataattgaatttccatacaataacccaaggattggtagtacaagtcacgagccgctaagacttagatttataaagatggtatgaaaataaatacaacatctgtttggaatatatatataaacaaaagaCGAATCTATACTACCAAGGACAAGAGGTAGATACATCCGGAAAGCATATACATCTTCAATACCAACGCCCACGTACATAGTagcatcagctccaagatctgcacgcaaggtgcagaagtgtagtatgaatacaatcgaccccatgtactcaataagtaacaaacctaacctcagacTAAAAGTAGTAACGTGATTGGAAGAAGGTCAGTGTCCAACatcaataatcaataacaacACGGGATATAATAATGCTAGTAATAGTAAATAACTCAGAAGATATCATGATCAGCTCGTTCACAAAATACGGGAAATTAGACATGCTTTACAAGTATAACAGTTAAGGCCCAAATATTTCTCTGAAATTACTAAAACATGAGT
Encoded proteins:
- the LOC104092146 gene encoding uncharacterized protein isoform X1, which gives rise to MLSFEPFEGRFVRDGFSRVLFWLVLDLGVDAAMYVGASIENVHSFRIFIPLVIDLGADATMYVGVGIEDVYAFRMYLPLVLGSIDSSFVYIYIPNRCCIYFHTIFINLSLSGS